The genomic stretch CTTCGGTTATGATAAAACGGGTCTGTAGCAAATTGCGGCTGGATAGGATTTCGGGTGAAGAAAATATTGTACTGCCTCAACAGGGCTGCCAGATGCCATTGGCTGTGCATGAGCGGATGGATGAGATTGTATCCTGCCCAGACATCAGAAGTGCCGTATTGGTAGTTTCTGAACAGGCTGTCGGGCCACTGATGAATGTTCAGGCTGCGATGGTAGGATAGCGACAAGCCGCCAGTAAAACGGGTATAAAAGCTATACAAGGGCCGGTTTACCTGTATAAACCAGGCATCTTCATATACGCCGGTATCAATGGTTGGCTGATGGTTCAGCTGGCTGTAACCCGCGGTTAATGTAGCAAAGCTATGTCCCAGGTTCCAGTTTGAATAACTCCATTCACCATACCAGTGGGGCGAATAATCGGTATGCCAGGCCAATCCGGCCTCCAGTCCCTGTCCGCTGCCGAACAGATTTTTATCAAACACATTTCCTTCAAACTGCGTAGGGTCCAACCGGCTGAGGTTGCCTCCGTATTCAAACACATCTTTTGTGCGGATCTCTACATCTACCGTATCGCCGGTAACCGGTATCAGGGTGATCTGAGCATCTTCAAAGGGAGGGCTGTTTCTCAGGTAACGTTCATTATCGGCCAGCAGCTGGGCATCTACCCGGTCACCGGCTTTAAAAAACAGGGATCGCCGGATAAATGAAATACGGGTAGGTGTATGCAGCCTGTTGGCAATCCGGATAAGCCTGATGTGCTGGTAGGAGCTTGTATCGTTCAGCGAACGGGGGCCAAATACCGGAATTTCCACAAATTCAATATTCCGAATTACGCGGCCCTGGTAGGGCATAAACACCTGCTGGCGGTTGGCAAACTGCAGATTATGCTGAGGCGGTGGCATATAGGCGCGGGTAATCCGGTTGAGCAGGGAATCGCGGTAATTCCGGCTCAGCAGCGAATCCACCTGTGTACCTATTTTTTGCAACAAAGAATGATTCTGCGGAATGCTGTCGTGCATACCTGCCTGCTTGCCGGGCTGGATTTGCATTGTGAAAAGCATATCTCCCCGGGCACGGGACCTGCCCGCAGACAAAACCATACCTGTAACCAGGATTACAATCCACAAACGCAAGTGCATGGAACAAGGCTCACCGAAAGTAAAGATAACCTATGCTTTGTTTGGAACAATCAGGGGAAGCAAGGGAAAGGTAGGAACTTGTGGAGGTTACCGGACTCGAACCGGTGACCTTTTGCATGCCATGCAAACGCTCTAGCCAGCTGAGCTAAACCCCCAGGCAGGCTGCAAAGATAAGGTTTTCCTGAAATTCATGCGGCTTTCGGCAGTTTTATTCATTGTGGGGGTTGTGGCGTACCTTTGGGTAAATTATTTCAGGCCGATCATGAAAAGCATCTGGCAGCAGATCCTCCGGTATCTTTATCTGCGCAAGCGCGATCCCAATGCGCCGCACAATACCAACATCTTTCTGATGCACAGCATGAACCGCATCTCTATCCTGCTGTTTCTGGTGGCCTTGATTGTGCTGCTGGTGCGGCTCGTGAAGCATTTTTTATGAACTGAAAAATAGCCTCGGCTGCCTGCCTGGCAGCATTGCCGGTATCCAGCTTGTTCCAAAGCTCGGCATAATCCGCTTTTATCTGGCTAATGTAGGTTTCATCGTGCAGGAGCTTATCGAGCAGGCGGGTCAGGTTTTGCTCATTTACCTGTTGCTGGATGCATTCCTCCACCACTTTTTTCTCCATAATCAGATTCACCAGTGAAATGTAGGGAACCCGGATCAAATGCCGGGCCAGCCAGTAGGAAATCCATGTGCTTTTATAGCATACCACTTCTGGCACGCCAAACAAGGCCGTTTCCAATGTGGCTGTTCCTGATGTAACCAGGGCTGCCGATGCCTGGGCAAGCAAATCGTAGGTCACGCCTTTGGCCAGCATCACATTCGGATACTGGTCGGGATGATACCACCGGCTGAGATCGGGCATGGATGGTGCCTGGGCTACAATAAACTGGCATTGCGGAAAATGGCGGGTAACTTTCAACATCTCGGGAAGCAGCCGTTTCACTTCCTGCAGGCGGCTGCCGGGCAAAAGTGCTATTACCGGGCGCGAGGTATCAAACATCGGGCGGGCCTGCCGGCGGGCTTCCCGCACAATTTGCACCAGCGGATGTCCTACGTATTCCACCTCATAGCCATATTGCCGGTAAAATGCTGCCTCGAACGGCAGAATGACCAGCATACGATCCACATATTGCTGGATGGTATGCACACGCTTCTGTTTCCACGCCCATACTTGCGGAGAAATGTAATAGATGGTGCGGAAGCCTTTCTGGTGGGCCCATTTGGCCATCCGCAGGTTAAACCCCGGATAATCGATAAATATCACCGCATCGGGATGGAATTTCCGGATATCTCGTTTGGCAAAGCGAAAATGAGCCAAGATTTTTCCCAGATGACGGATCACTTCAGCAAAACCCATGAATGCCAGATCGCGGTAATGGCGCACCAGTTCTCCGCCGGCTTCAGCCATCAGGTCGCCACCCCAGCATCGGATCTGAGCTGCCGGATCCAGTTGCCTGAGCTCGCGGATCAGGCGGCTGCCATGCAAATCACCGGAAGGTTCGCCAGCTATGATATAGTATTTCACGCCCGCATTCAGGTTTTAAGTTGCACGTGCCAGTGCTGGTGAAGAAAATCTTTCAGGGCATAATTCGTGAGATCAAAATGTGTGGGCACTACAGATACATAGCCATTTTCCAGTGCCCATACATCCGTATCCATGCCTTCA from Thermoflavifilum aggregans encodes the following:
- a CDS encoding BamA/TamA family outer membrane protein, whose translation is MHLRLWIVILVTGMVLSAGRSRARGDMLFTMQIQPGKQAGMHDSIPQNHSLLQKIGTQVDSLLSRNYRDSLLNRITRAYMPPPQHNLQFANRQQVFMPYQGRVIRNIEFVEIPVFGPRSLNDTSSYQHIRLIRIANRLHTPTRISFIRRSLFFKAGDRVDAQLLADNERYLRNSPPFEDAQITLIPVTGDTVDVEIRTKDVFEYGGNLSRLDPTQFEGNVFDKNLFGSGQGLEAGLAWHTDYSPHWYGEWSYSNWNLGHSFATLTAGYSQLNHQPTIDTGVYEDAWFIQVNRPLYSFYTRFTGGLSLSYHRSLNIHQWPDSLFRNYQYGTSDVWAGYNLIHPLMHSQWHLAALLRQYNIFFTRNPIQPQFATDPFYHNRRYLLGQLVLYRQRYEVTRYLFGFGRTEDIPIGWQLGLSSATETYVGLRRQYTGLQLENFQETRLHGLWHGLLELSSFWHQGSQDAVIHIAGEYYSPYVSLGRGGWRIFSGADLLESPNPYFNKPLNINYPHGFEGYRYTLLTGYHRLNTYLEWRYYAPIRIYGFGFTFYTQWQGATLGQQHLQGNRFYNAISIGGLIRNENLPVNTLKISASYYPAAPAGVRNWMVQITTIADIRFSIYALHEPSFISFE
- the lpxB gene encoding lipid-A-disaccharide synthase; this translates as MKYYIIAGEPSGDLHGSRLIRELRQLDPAAQIRCWGGDLMAEAGGELVRHYRDLAFMGFAEVIRHLGKILAHFRFAKRDIRKFHPDAVIFIDYPGFNLRMAKWAHQKGFRTIYYISPQVWAWKQKRVHTIQQYVDRMLVILPFEAAFYRQYGYEVEYVGHPLVQIVREARRQARPMFDTSRPVIALLPGSRLQEVKRLLPEMLKVTRHFPQCQFIVAQAPSMPDLSRWYHPDQYPNVMLAKGVTYDLLAQASAALVTSGTATLETALFGVPEVVCYKSTWISYWLARHLIRVPYISLVNLIMEKKVVEECIQQQVNEQNLTRLLDKLLHDETYISQIKADYAELWNKLDTGNAARQAAEAIFQFIKNASRAAPAAQSRPPETAG
- a CDS encoding DUF6728 family protein; protein product: MKSIWQQILRYLYLRKRDPNAPHNTNIFLMHSMNRISILLFLVALIVLLVRLVKHFL